In Halorubrum sp. PV6, a single window of DNA contains:
- a CDS encoding type IV pilin has protein sequence MKLQSQSNAEDRAVSPVIGVILMVAITVILAAVIGTFVLGLGESVDQGATAGISYDANSSNVTVISLGPNTETVACGSADSVNNSSAVGGEFSCAQGSNVVAVTPGGEATVIRTDLGN, from the coding sequence ATGAAATTACAAAGCCAATCCAACGCGGAAGACAGGGCAGTGAGTCCCGTCATCGGCGTTATCCTGATGGTCGCAATTACCGTGATTCTGGCCGCCGTCATCGGTACGTTCGTCCTCGGCCTCGGTGAAAGTGTTGACCAGGGTGCAACTGCAGGTATCAGCTACGACGCCAACAGTAGTAATGTGACTGTTATTTCACTAGGCCCAAACACAGAAACAGTCGCATGTGGGTCTGCCGATAGTGTTAATAACAGTAGTGCTGTTGGAGGAGAGTTCTCTTGTGCCCAAGGCTCCAATGTCGTTGCTGTAACTCCTGGTGGTGAGGCAACCGTTATTAGAACGGACCTTGGGAACTAG